Below is a window of Streptomyces sp. ITFR-16 DNA.
AGCCGCCCCCCCCGCACACGACACCGCCCGCCCCTCGGAGCGAGGAGCGGGCGGTGTCGTACCTGGAGACCGTGACCGGATTCGAACCGGTGTAACTCGAGTTGCAGTCGAGCCCCTGAGCCTCTCGGGCACACGGTCCTGCGTGGTGCTGTTCCCCGACCGTAGGGCCGGCGGCCGGACGTCACAAGAGTGCCGGCCGCCGTGCAACGCGACCGCCATACGGCGTTCACGATCGAGGCGCCGGTCCTACGACGAAGGGACGAGGCGGGGAGCGACCCGCGACAGGGTTCATCAGGGATTTCGCCCCTTACTCTTGGGCTCATGACCGCCCTGGAACCGCGTGACGCCGATGTCGCGCCCGCCGCGCTCCGCACCGAAGGCACCGGCCCCGAAGGGGTTCTGGGACGGACCTACCGGGCACTGAGTGTCGGCATCGTCTCCGTCGTGTTCCTGATCGCCTTCGAGGCGACCGCCGTGGGGACCGCGATGCCGGTCGCCGCCCGTGAGCTGCACGGCATCCCGCTGTACGCGTTCGCGTTCTCGGCGTACTTCACCACCAGCCTGTTCGCCATGGTGCTCTCCGGCCAGTGGGCCGACCGGCGCGGGCCGCTCGCGCCGCTGGCGACCGGGATCAGCGCCTTCGGGGCGGGGCTGCTGCTGTCCGGGACCGCGGGCACGATGTGGATGTTCGTGGCGGGCCGGGCCGTGCAGGGACTCGGCGGCGGGCTGGTGATCGTCGCGCTGTACGTGGTGATCAGCCGGGCCTACCCGGAGCGGCTGCGGCCCTCGATCATGGCCGCGTTCGCCGCGAGCTGGGTGATCCCGTCCGTCGTGGGGCCGCTGGCCGCCGGGAGCGTCACCGAGCACCTGGGCTGGCGCTGGGTCTTCGTCGGCATCCCGGTCCTGGTGGTCTTCCCGCTGGCGCTCGCGCTGCCCGCGATCCGGCGGATGGCGTCGGGGCCCGCGGACCCGGCGGCGCCCGTGGAGCCGTACGACCGCCGGCGCATCGTGCTCGCGCTGGGGATCTCGGTGGGCGCGGGGCTGCTCCAGTACGCCGGGCAGGAGCGGAACTGGTTCTCGCTGCTGCCGGCCGCCGCCGGGGCGGCCCTGCTGGTCCCCGCCGTACGCGGCCTGCTGCCGCCGGGCACCGGCCGCGCGGCCCGCGGGCTGCCCTCGGTGGTGCTGCTGCGCGGGGTGGCGGCCGGCTCGTTCATCGCCGCCGAGTCGTTCGTCCCGCTGATGCTGGTCACCCAGCGCGGGCTGTCCCCGACGATGGCCGGCCTCTCGCTCGCCGCCGGCGGCGGGACCTGGGCGCTGGGTTCGTACGTACAGTCCCGGCCCCGCCTGGAGCCGCACCGCGAGCCGCTGATGGTGGGCGGCATGCTGCTGGTCGCCGCGGCCGTCGCGGCGGCGCCGGCGGTCCTGATCGACGCGGTGCCGGTCTGGACCGTGGCGGTGGCCTGGGCCTTCGGCTGCTTCGGCATGGGCATGGTGATCGCCTCGACCAGCGTGACGCTGCTGAAGCTGTCCGCCCCCGGAGAGGCGGGCGCCAACTCGGCCGCCCTCCAGATCTCCGACGGCCTCTCCAACGTCCTCCTGCTGGCCGCGGGCGGCGCGGCCTTCGCCGCCCTCGGCGGCGGAGCGGTGGGCGCGGCCCACGAGGCGACGGCCCAGGGCGCCTCCGGCTCGCACCCGGGCGCGTTCGCGGTGGTCTTCCTGCCGATGGCGGCGGTGGCACTGGCGGGGGCGTGGGTGGCCACGCGGGTGCGAACGCACGAGGTGGTACCAATGTGACCCCACTCGGTGGTACCGTTTTGGTATGGCCATGAACCTGCGTCTTCGCGACGACCAGACCGAAGCCCTCAAGCAGCGTGCCGAGCAGGAGGGCACGAGCATGCACGCCATACTGCTCCAGGCCGTGGACGACTATCTGGCCCGAACGGCTCAGCAGGCCATTGTCCGCAAGACGGCGAAGGAGCAGGCGGCCAAGTGGAGCGAGCTCATGGAGCGGCTCAAGTGAGCTGTGTCTACCTCAGCTCCGAGGACATTCTCGTCATCGCCGAGTACGCCTGCGCGGACATGCGGATCGTGGTCCGCGACCCCGGGCTCCTGGAGTCGGCCGCCCACCGGCCTTCGGCGGCCATGTTCGGCGAGGAGGCATATCCGGACGTGGTCGACAAGGCGGCAGCGCTGCTGCAGTCGCTGGCGGTCAATCACCCCCTCCTCGACGGCAACAAACGCACGGCCTGGCTGTCGTGCGTGACCTTCCTGGCCATGAACGGGATCGATCTGCGCCCGGACATCGACGCCGCCGAACGCCTGGTCATCGCGGTCGCCACGGGCGAGACGGACGAGGTCGAGGTCATCTCCCAGGGACTGCGGGAGCTGGTCATCGACGTGGTGTGAGAGCCGTCGCAATTCCGTGCGGGGCGGCGCAGTCCGCGGCCGGCCGGGGCCCGCCCCCCGGTAGGGTGGCCCGGTTGTCGTATCGCGTGCGGGCCCGTCCCGGTCCGCGGACAGCGCCACACGTACCCGAGAGACCCGAACCGGAGACCGTGACTACTACCGCCTCCCACCACCTCTCACCCGCCTTCCCCGGCCGCGCCCCCTGGGGTACGGCCGGCAAGCTGCGCGCCTGGCAGCAGGGGGCCATGGAGAAGTACATCCAGGAGCAGCCGCGCGACTTCCTCGCCGTCGCCACGCCCGGCGCGGGGAAGACCACCTTCGCGCTGACCCTCGCGTCATGGCTGCTGCACCACCATGTCGTGCAGCAGATCACCGTCGTCGCGCCCACCGAGCACCTGAAGAAGCAGTGGGCGGAGGCGGCCGCCCGGATAGGGATCAAGCTCGACCCCGACTACAGCGCGGGGCCCGTGAGCAAGGAGTACCACGGGGTCGCGATCACGTACGCGGGCGTCGGTGTCCGCCCGATGCTCCACCGCAACCGGTGCGAGCAGCGCAAGACCCTGGTGATCCTCGACGAGATCCACCACGCCGGTGACTCCAAGTCCTGGGGCGAGGCCTGCCAGGAGGCGTTCGACCCGGCGACCCGGCGGCTCGCGCTGACCGGTACGCCGTTCCGGTCCGACACCAACCCGATCCCCTTCGTCGTGTACGAGGAGGGGAACGACGGGATCCGGCGGTCCTCGGCCGACTACACCTACGGCTACGGCAACGCCCTCGCCGACGGCGTCGTGCGCCCCGTGATCTTCCTCAGCTACAGCGGCAACATGCGCTGGCGCACCAAGGCCGGTGACGAGATCGCCGCCCGGCTCGGCGAGCCGATGACCAAGGACGCCATCGGGCAGGCCTGGCGCACCGCGCTCGCGCCCACCGGTGAGTGGATCCCCAATGTGCTCAGCGCCGCCGACAAGCGGCTGACCGAGGTCCGCAAGGGCATCCCGGACGCGGGCGGCCTCGTCATCGCCACGGACCAGGAGTCGGCACGCGCGTACGCCAAGATCCTGAAGAAGGTCACCGGCGAGACGCCCGCCGTCGTCCTGTCCGACGAGAAGGCCGCCTCCAAGAAGATCGACAAGTTCAGCGCGGACGACTCGCGCTGGATGGTCGCCGTCCGCATGGTGTCGGAGGGCGTCGACGTGCCGCGCCTCGCCGTCGGCGTGTACGCCACCACCATCTCGACGCCGCTCTTCTTCGCCCAGGCCGTCGGCCGCTTCGTGCGCTCCCGCAGACGCGGCGAGACCGCCTCCGTCTTCGTACCGACCATCCCGATGCTCCTCGACTTCGCCAACGAGATGGAGGTCGAGCGGGACCACGTCCTCGACAAGCCCAAGAAGGGCAGCGACGAGGAGAACCCGTTCGCCGAGGAGGACCAGCTCCTCGCCGACGCCGAGAAGCTGGAGGACGAGGAGACCGAGGAGCAGCTGCCCTTCGAGGCGCTGGAGTCCGACGCGGTCTTCGACCGGGTGCTGTACGACGGTGCCGAGTTCGGCATGCAGGCGCACCCCGGCAGCGAGGAGGAGCAGGACTACCTCGGCATCCCCGGGCTGCTCGAACCCGACCAGGTGCAGCTGCTGCTCCAGAAGCGGCAGACCCGGCAGATCGCGCACAGCCGGCAGAAGCCCGCCTCGGAGGCGGACCTGCTGGAGAAGCCCGCCGAGGACCGCCCGGTGGTCACGCACAAGCAGCTCCTGGGGCTGCGCAAGCAGCTGAACACCATGGTCTCGGCCTACACCCACCAGAGCGGCAAGCCGCACGGCGTGATCCACACCGAGCTGCGCCGCGTCTGCGGCGGTCCGCCGAGCGCGGAGGCCACGGCCGGGCAGATCGAGCAGCGGATCAAGAAGGTCCAGGAGTGGGCCACCCGCATGAAGTGAACCCGCGGGGCGTACGGACGCGGGCACCGGCCCGGGGCAGGGACAGCCGTTCCCCGCCCCGGGCCGGTGGTCTGTTCGAAGAAATCTGCGGAAAATTGTTCACAGGGCGTTAACGCCGGTTCACCTCCGGTGTACGGAGCGTCGCGGGGGAGTCGGCCGACATGGACGCGCGTAGATCCGCGGTTCCCGGCCCGCGCCCCGCTGACCGGCACTTATGCTCCTGCGGTACAACCGGTTTTCCGCAGGCGCCCGGATTCTGGACGAGGTCTTCCGCTGAGCGGACTCGCTCGCTACTGTCCCAAAAATGTGAACGCCCCGTGGCAACGCCGCCGCGGAGCGCAGCCGGTGCCTTGGCCAGGCCGGCGGCCTCTCCGTGCGTCGCCGCTGGGACCGGTGGCGCACACCTCGTGGGAACCAGCCGCCGCCGCTCACCGAAGAGGAGAGGGCGTCGTGACCGCAGAGACCTCCCAGACGCTCGACCGAGGGCTACGTGTCCTCAAACTGCTCGCCGACACCGACCACGGTCTGACGGTCACCGAGTTGTCCAACAAACTCGGCGTGAACCGGACCGTGGTCTACCGTCTGCTGGCCACCCTGGAACAGCACACGCTGATACGCCGCGACCTGGGCGGCCGGGCCCGGGTGGGTCTCGGCGTGCTGCGCCTGGGCCGCCAGGTGCATCCGCTGGTACGGGAGGCGGCGCTGCCCGCGCTGCGGTCGCTGGCCGAGGACATCGGGGCCACGGCCCACCTCACGCTGGTCGACGGCTCGGACGCGCTCGCGGTCGCGGTCGTCGAACCGACCTGGACCGACTACCACGTGGCCTACCGCGCCGGCTTCCGCCACCCGCTGGACCGGGGTGCCGCCGGGCGGGCCATCCTCGCGGCCCGGCAGAAGCCGGTGGGCGAGACGGCCTTCACCCTGACGCACGGCGAGCTGGAGGCGGGCGCCAGCGGGGCGGCGGCGGCGCTGATGGGGGTCACCGGGGTCGAGGGCAGCGTCGGCGTGGTGATGCTCGCGGACTCCGTGCCGGAGCGGGTGGGACCGCGGGTGGTCGACGCGGCCCGCGAGGTCGCTGACGCGCTTCGCTGACGCGGTGCGCCGGTCCGTGCCGCCCGGGGTCCCCGGCGGCCGGTTCCGCCCTCCGGCGCCGGGCGGGCCGGAACGTGCCCCGGCCGGCGGCCGGCCGGGTTGTTAGATTGGGCGCGTGCTCACACGTCGATCCCGGGCCCTCGGTCTCTGCGCCCTTCCCGTTCTCGCCCTCTTCGGTGTCGCCGCCTTCGCGCCGCTGCCCTTCACGCTGGCGCAGCCCGGTACGACGGCGAACGTGCTCGGGGACGACCACGGCACGCCCGTGATCAGCATCGAGGGGACCCCCACCCGGGCCACCGACGGGGAGCTGCGGATGACGACCATCGTGGCGACCGGGCCGGACGCCGACGTCGGCATCCGGGACGTGGTCGACAGCTGGTTCCGTACGGACCGGGCCGTCCTGCCCCACGACTCCGTCTTCCCGACCGGCGGCTCCGAGCAGGAGATCGAGAAGCACAACCTCGACGACATGGAGAAGTCGCAGGACGCCGCGGTCGACGCCGCGCTCAACTACCTTGGCAGGAAGCCCGGTTCGGTCGATGTGACCCTGCATCTCGCCGACGTCGGCGGCCCCAGCGCCGGCCTGTTCTTCGCGCTCGGCATCATCGACAAGCTCGACGGCGACGGCTCGGGCGGCGACCTCACCGGCGGCCGTACGATCGCCGGCACGGGCACCATCGAGGCGGACGGCGAGGTCGGCGCGGTCGGCGGCGTCTCACTCAAGACGCAGGCGGCCCGGCGGGACGGGGCCGGCGTCTTCCTCGTACCGAAGGCCGAGTGCAACGAGGCCAAGGCCGAGCTGCCGAAGGGCCTCCGGCTGATCCCGGTCACGACGCTGAAGGGCGCGGTTTCCTCACTGCGGGCGCTCGACCACGGGGGGAAGATCCCGAGCTGCTGACGGGTGCGCCGGCGGCCTCCCCGGACGGCACGCCGGAAAGCACGTACCTGCCGCCGCCCGGCCGCCCTTCGGGCAAGGACGCCGGTTCGACGACGCGCCCTAAGGGCTGTCCCGCCAGGAATTGCGGGACAGCCCTTAGGCCGCCCGGGGCGCGCGCTGCGGCACGGTGGCGCCGGCCGGGATCAGGCGCAGGCCCATCTCGATGAGGGTCCAGCCCAGCCGGGAGCGCAGTGCCGGGCGCGGGGCGGCGTGGTGGGCGAGGCGGAAGTCGTCGGCCCGGCCGCGCAGTTCGGCGGAGCGAAGGTGGTGCAGAACGAGGTGCGTCTCGGGGTGCATGGCAGGCGGTCCCTTCGGTCGGTGGTGCGCGGTCGGGCGGGGCGGGGCACGGTCAGTCGGTCGGGCGCGGGAAGACGTGCAGATGGGTGCGGACCACGGCGGATCCCTCGGTGTCCTCGGCGACCCGGCCCCGGTAGCTGTTGATCAGGTCGTGCAACTCGTCGGCCAGCTCCCGGGAGAGCTCGGGCGTGAGCCGGAGCTTGAAGTCGCTGAGGTCCGAGCCCTCGTACCACTCGCGCGGCCACTCGTGCATCGTGCCGAGCCAGGTGCTCAGCTCCTGGGCGTGCGCCGTCGCGACCTCGTGGAGGACGACGCCCATGGCGCCGCGCACCTCGGGATCGGGGTCGTACAGGAACTCGGGGTCGAAGGATGCGCCCGCGTGCACGGCCCGCCACCAGCGCTCGCGCCCCTTGCCGCGGCTCGGGTCGTCCTCGACGAAGCCGTACGAGGCGAGCCGGCGCAGGTGGTAGCTGGTGGCGCCGCTGGACTCGCCGAGGCGGTCGGCGAGGCCGGAGGCGGTGGCGGGTCCGAACTCCCGCAGCACGCTGAGCAGCCTCAGCCGCAGCGGATGGGCGAGTCCGCGCAGGCTGCGGGCGTCGATGCTGAGGACCTTGGGGTTGGCCGATGTGGGGCTGCTGTCGTCCGGCTCTGTCGTGGGCATGGCTCAACCATAGAGTTGCAAAGAGTCTTTTGCAACGGGTCTTTGCAAAACTTCTTTGTAACTCGCCGGGGAGTCGTGCGCAGCCTGTCCGCCCCCAACAGCCCCCGGCTCAGCCCTCCTTGATGAAGCCCTGCTCGATCAGCCAGTCCTTCGCCACCAGGTGCGGGTCCTCGCCGTCGACGTCCACCTTGGCGTTCAGCACCTGGGCGACCTCGGTGGTCAGCCGCTTGCTGAGCGGGTCGAGCAGCCCGGCGATCTCGGGGTACTTCTCGAACGTCGCGGTGTGGATGACGGGGGCCGCGTTGTAGTTGGGGAAGAAGTGCTTGTTGTCCGTGAGCACATCGAGGTCCATCGCCTTGATGCGGCCGTCCGTGGTGAACACCTCGCCCAGCAGGCAGGAGTCGGACTTGGAGACCTGGGTGTAGACGATGCCGGCGTCCATCTTCTTGATGTTGGCGCCGGGGATCTTCATCCCGTACGCCTTCTCCATCCCGGGCAGCCCGTCGTCGCGGGAGGCGAACTCGTTCTCCACGCAGACCGTCACCGCCGAGGGGTCCTTCTTCGCCAGCGCGGCCACGTCGGAGAGCGTCTTCAGGTGGTACTTGGCGTTGTTCTTCTTGCTGATGGCGAGCGCGTAGGTGTTGTTCAGCGTGGACTGCGGCAGCCAGGTCACCCCGTTGCTCCGGTCCGCGTCCCGCACGGCCTGCCACTGCTTCAGCGGGTCGGTGATCGGCTCGGCGTGTCCCAGATACGTGATCCAGCCGGTGCCCGTGTACTCGTACATCGCGTCCGCGTCGCCCTGCACGATCGCCTCGCGGGCGCTGATCGAGCCCGGCAGGTTCGTCCGGTCCAGGACCTCCGCCCCGGCGGCCTTGAAGATCAGGCCGATCATCTGGCCCAGAATGATGTTCTCGCTGAAGTTCTTCGAGGTGACGGTCAGCGAGGCGCCGTCCAGCGGCTGTCCCTGCCCCACCGACCCCGGCACAACGTCGTCGACCATCGGCGAACCGCTCTTGAGCCCGCACCCCGCCACCACCAGGGCCAGGGCCGCCGCACCCGCCAGGGCCGTCCGCACCCGCCGGGCGCTCATCGCCCCACCTCCAGTCCGCGCGGCGTGAGCGCCACCTCGACCAGCGAGGCCAGCCAGTCCACCAGCAGCGCCAGCACCACGGTCAGCACCGACCCCAGCACCAGCACCGGCATCCGCTGGGTCTGGATGCCCGAGGTGATCAGGTCCCCGAGCCCGCCGCCGCCCCCGAACGTCGCGAGCGTCGCCGTGCCCACGTTCAGCACCAGCGCGGTCCGCACGCCCGCCAGGATCAGCGGGACGGCGAGGGGGAGTTCGACCTTGGTGAGTGTGCCCATCGCCGACATGCCGATGCCGCGCGAGGCCTCCACCAGGTTCGGTTCGATCGCCTTCAGCCCGGCGACCGTGTTGGAGAGCACCGGCAGCACCGCGTAGATCACCATGCCGGTGATCGCCGTCGACGGGCCGATGCCCAGCCAGATCACCAGCAGCGCCAGCAGACCGATCGCCGGGGTCGCCTGCCCGATGTTGGCGATCGCCGTGACCACCGGAGCGGCCTTGCTCAGCCCCCGCCGGGTCAGCGCGATGCCCAGCGGGATGGCGATGATCAGCACCCAGAACGTCGAGATCGCGGTCAGCCTGACGTGCTGCCACCAGCGCAGCTGCACGGTGTCGCCCGCGAGGGAGTTCTCCGCGATCGAGTCGAGGTGGACGTTGGTGATCCATACGTAGGTGATCACCAGCACCACCGCGAGCGCCGCCGGGACCACCACCAGCTTGCGCCAGGTGAGCCGGCGCGGCGGACCGGCCGGCGCGGGTGCCGGTTCCTCCTCCTCGTCCCGGAAGGCATGGCCCTTGACGTCGTGCTCGCCCGGCGGGCGGTCCCGGTCGGACGCGGGGACAGGGCCGGGGGAGCGGGAGCCGGACGGCGAGTCGGGGGTCATGTGCCCGCACCGCCCTCCAGCTCCTGGACGGTCTGATGGGTGCGCAGCTCCTCCAGCTCGTGCTGGTGCTCGATGGCGGTGAGCCGGTCGGCCTCCAGCAGCTCGTGCACCGAGTTCATCAGGGTCTGCATGTCCACGACGCCGATGAACTCGCCGCGCCGCCCGGTCACCGCGACCCGCCCGCCGCTGTCGGTGAGCACCGCCTCCAGCGCGTCGTGCAGCGTCGCGTCCCGGGTCACCGTGTCGTGCACCAGCTGCCCGGCCCGCGCCAGCGAACCGCGGGCCCGCATCAGGTCGCCGCGCCGCAGCCACTTGTACGGGCGGTTCCTGCGGTCCAGCATCAGCAGCTCGTTGTGCGGGCCGCTGCGGAGCTTGTTGAAGATCGACTGGAGCGGGTCCTCGACCGTCACCGTCGGGAACTCCGCGATCTCCACATCCCGTACGCGGGTGAGGTTGAGCCGCTTCAGCGCCGCGCCGGCCCCGACGAACCCGGAGACGAAGTCGTCCGTCGGGTTGGTGAGGATGGCCTCGGGCGTGTCGAACTGGGCGATGTGCGAGTGCTCGCGCAGCACCGCGATCCGGTCGCCCAGCTTGATCGCCTCGTCGAAGTCGTGGGTGACGAAGACGATCGTCTTGTGCAGCTCGTGCTGGAGCCGGATCAGCTCGTCCTGGAGGTGGTCGCGGGTGATCGGGTCGACCGCGCCGAACGGCTCGTCCATCAGCAGCACCGGCGGATCGGCCGCCAGCGCCCGGGCCACGCCCACGCGTTGCTGCTGCCCGCCGGAGAGGGCGCGCGGATAGCGGCCGTGGAACTCGCGCGGGTCCAGCCCGACGAGGTCGAGCATCTCCTCGACCCGGTCCTTCACCCTCGACTTCGACCAGCCGGTCATCTTCGGTACGAGCGCGATGTTCTCCGCGACCGTCATGTGCGGGAAGAGCCCGGACGACTGGATCGCGTATCCGATCTTCCGGCGCAGCTTCACCGGGTCGATGTCGG
It encodes the following:
- a CDS encoding MFS transporter codes for the protein MTALEPRDADVAPAALRTEGTGPEGVLGRTYRALSVGIVSVVFLIAFEATAVGTAMPVAARELHGIPLYAFAFSAYFTTSLFAMVLSGQWADRRGPLAPLATGISAFGAGLLLSGTAGTMWMFVAGRAVQGLGGGLVIVALYVVISRAYPERLRPSIMAAFAASWVIPSVVGPLAAGSVTEHLGWRWVFVGIPVLVVFPLALALPAIRRMASGPADPAAPVEPYDRRRIVLALGISVGAGLLQYAGQERNWFSLLPAAAGAALLVPAVRGLLPPGTGRAARGLPSVVLLRGVAAGSFIAAESFVPLMLVTQRGLSPTMAGLSLAAGGGTWALGSYVQSRPRLEPHREPLMVGGMLLVAAAVAAAPAVLIDAVPVWTVAVAWAFGCFGMGMVIASTSVTLLKLSAPGEAGANSAALQISDGLSNVLLLAAGGAAFAALGGGAVGAAHEATAQGASGSHPGAFAVVFLPMAAVALAGAWVATRVRTHEVVPM
- a CDS encoding ribbon-helix-helix protein, CopG family; this translates as MAMNLRLRDDQTEALKQRAEQEGTSMHAILLQAVDDYLARTAQQAIVRKTAKEQAAKWSELMERLK
- a CDS encoding type II toxin-antitoxin system death-on-curing family toxin, which codes for MSCVYLSSEDILVIAEYACADMRIVVRDPGLLESAAHRPSAAMFGEEAYPDVVDKAAALLQSLAVNHPLLDGNKRTAWLSCVTFLAMNGIDLRPDIDAAERLVIAVATGETDEVEVISQGLRELVIDVV
- a CDS encoding DEAD/DEAH box helicase translates to MTTTASHHLSPAFPGRAPWGTAGKLRAWQQGAMEKYIQEQPRDFLAVATPGAGKTTFALTLASWLLHHHVVQQITVVAPTEHLKKQWAEAAARIGIKLDPDYSAGPVSKEYHGVAITYAGVGVRPMLHRNRCEQRKTLVILDEIHHAGDSKSWGEACQEAFDPATRRLALTGTPFRSDTNPIPFVVYEEGNDGIRRSSADYTYGYGNALADGVVRPVIFLSYSGNMRWRTKAGDEIAARLGEPMTKDAIGQAWRTALAPTGEWIPNVLSAADKRLTEVRKGIPDAGGLVIATDQESARAYAKILKKVTGETPAVVLSDEKAASKKIDKFSADDSRWMVAVRMVSEGVDVPRLAVGVYATTISTPLFFAQAVGRFVRSRRRGETASVFVPTIPMLLDFANEMEVERDHVLDKPKKGSDEENPFAEEDQLLADAEKLEDEETEEQLPFEALESDAVFDRVLYDGAEFGMQAHPGSEEEQDYLGIPGLLEPDQVQLLLQKRQTRQIAHSRQKPASEADLLEKPAEDRPVVTHKQLLGLRKQLNTMVSAYTHQSGKPHGVIHTELRRVCGGPPSAEATAGQIEQRIKKVQEWATRMK
- a CDS encoding IclR family transcriptional regulator; translation: MTAETSQTLDRGLRVLKLLADTDHGLTVTELSNKLGVNRTVVYRLLATLEQHTLIRRDLGGRARVGLGVLRLGRQVHPLVREAALPALRSLAEDIGATAHLTLVDGSDALAVAVVEPTWTDYHVAYRAGFRHPLDRGAAGRAILAARQKPVGETAFTLTHGELEAGASGAAAALMGVTGVEGSVGVVMLADSVPERVGPRVVDAAREVADALR
- a CDS encoding S16 family serine protease, whose amino-acid sequence is MLTRRSRALGLCALPVLALFGVAAFAPLPFTLAQPGTTANVLGDDHGTPVISIEGTPTRATDGELRMTTIVATGPDADVGIRDVVDSWFRTDRAVLPHDSVFPTGGSEQEIEKHNLDDMEKSQDAAVDAALNYLGRKPGSVDVTLHLADVGGPSAGLFFALGIIDKLDGDGSGGDLTGGRTIAGTGTIEADGEVGAVGGVSLKTQAARRDGAGVFLVPKAECNEAKAELPKGLRLIPVTTLKGAVSSLRALDHGGKIPSC
- a CDS encoding winged helix-turn-helix domain-containing protein, with translation MPTTEPDDSSPTSANPKVLSIDARSLRGLAHPLRLRLLSVLREFGPATASGLADRLGESSGATSYHLRRLASYGFVEDDPSRGKGRERWWRAVHAGASFDPEFLYDPDPEVRGAMGVVLHEVATAHAQELSTWLGTMHEWPREWYEGSDLSDFKLRLTPELSRELADELHDLINSYRGRVAEDTEGSAVVRTHLHVFPRPTD
- a CDS encoding glycine betaine ABC transporter substrate-binding protein; its protein translation is MSARRVRTALAGAAALALVVAGCGLKSGSPMVDDVVPGSVGQGQPLDGASLTVTSKNFSENIILGQMIGLIFKAAGAEVLDRTNLPGSISAREAIVQGDADAMYEYTGTGWITYLGHAEPITDPLKQWQAVRDADRSNGVTWLPQSTLNNTYALAISKKNNAKYHLKTLSDVAALAKKDPSAVTVCVENEFASRDDGLPGMEKAYGMKIPGANIKKMDAGIVYTQVSKSDSCLLGEVFTTDGRIKAMDLDVLTDNKHFFPNYNAAPVIHTATFEKYPEIAGLLDPLSKRLTTEVAQVLNAKVDVDGEDPHLVAKDWLIEQGFIKEG
- a CDS encoding ABC transporter permease, whose protein sequence is MTPDSPSGSRSPGPVPASDRDRPPGEHDVKGHAFRDEEEEPAPAPAGPPRRLTWRKLVVVPAALAVVLVITYVWITNVHLDSIAENSLAGDTVQLRWWQHVRLTAISTFWVLIIAIPLGIALTRRGLSKAAPVVTAIANIGQATPAIGLLALLVIWLGIGPSTAITGMVIYAVLPVLSNTVAGLKAIEPNLVEASRGIGMSAMGTLTKVELPLAVPLILAGVRTALVLNVGTATLATFGGGGGLGDLITSGIQTQRMPVLVLGSVLTVVLALLVDWLASLVEVALTPRGLEVGR
- a CDS encoding betaine/proline/choline family ABC transporter ATP-binding protein gives rise to the protein MSETAAEAGAEAAVNAASGATIQLENLSKLYPGNPSPAVDNVSMDIKAGETVIFVGPSGCGKSTTLKMINRLIEPTSGRIRIDDEDVTDIDPVKLRRKIGYAIQSSGLFPHMTVAENIALVPKMTGWSKSRVKDRVEEMLDLVGLDPREFHGRYPRALSGGQQQRVGVARALAADPPVLLMDEPFGAVDPITRDHLQDELIRLQHELHKTIVFVTHDFDEAIKLGDRIAVLREHSHIAQFDTPEAILTNPTDDFVSGFVGAGAALKRLNLTRVRDVEIAEFPTVTVEDPLQSIFNKLRSGPHNELLMLDRRNRPYKWLRRGDLMRARGSLARAGQLVHDTVTRDATLHDALEAVLTDSGGRVAVTGRRGEFIGVVDMQTLMNSVHELLEADRLTAIEHQHELEELRTHQTVQELEGGAGT